Within Corynebacterium jeddahense, the genomic segment CTCGCGCGTGTGCACCAGCCGAGTCCCGCCGGAACCCATCCGGGTCTTGCCGATGGCCCGGGAAATCTCGGAGCGGCGCTTCACCGCGTCAAGGATGACGCGGTCGAGCCGGTCGATCTCCTTGCGGTACTCCTGAATCTCCGCGTCCGAGAGGGGATCGTCGGTGCCGGACGGCATGCGGATTTCAAGTTCACTCATGGGAGCCGATTATGCCATTTCGAACACGTCTGCGGGTCGTGTCGGCGGCGTTAGTACAGTAACGGCCATGACTGATCTGACTCTGGGACTCAACCCGCAGCAGCAGGCCGCCGTCGTCCACGAGGGCAGCCCGCTGCTCATCGTCGCGGGCGCGGGGTCCGGCAAGACCGCGGTGCTCACCAGGCGCATCGCGTATTTGCTGCAGAACCGCGGCGTCGCGCCCTGGCAGATCCTGGCCATCACCTTCACCAACAAGGCGGCTGCGGAGATGAAGGAGCGCGTCGCCCAGCTCGTGGGGCCCGACGCGGAGCGGATGTGGGTGGCCACGTTCCACTCCGTCTGCGTGCGCATCCTGCGCCAGCAGGCCCAGCTCGTCCCGGGGCTGAACACCAACTTCACCATCTACGACTCGGACGATTCGCGCCGGTTACTCGGCATGATCGGCAAAGACTTCGGCCTGGACCTGAAGAAGTTCTCGCCGCGCACGCTGGCCAACGGCATTTCCAACCACAAGAACGAGCTCGTCGGCCCCGAGGAGGCGCTCGCGGAGGCGGAAAAGACGCACAACCCGTTCGAGACCACGGTGGCCAAGGTGTACGCGGAGTACCAGCGCCGGCTGCGCCAGTCCAACGCGCTCGACTTCGACGACCTCATCGGCGAGGTCGTGCGCATCTTCAAACAGCACCCGCAGGTCACGGAGTACTACCGCCGCCGCTTCCGCCACGTACTCGTGGACGAGTACCAGGACACCAACCACGCGCAGTACGAGCTCATCCACACCCTCGTCGGGGACGGCGCGGACGCGCCGGAGCTCGCCGTGGTGGGCGATTCGGACCAGTCGATCTACGCCTTCCGCGGCGCGACCATCCGCAACATCGAGGAGTTCGAGCGCGACTACCCGAACGCCACGACGATCATGCTGGAGCAGAACTACCGCTCCACGCAGAACATCCTCAGCGCCGCGAACGCCGTCATCGCGCAGAACCAGGGCCGCCGCCCGAAGAAGCTGTGGACCGACCAGGGCACGGGGGAGAAGATCGTCGGCTACGTCGCCGACAACGAGCACGACGAGGCCCGCTTCGTCGCCGCCGAGATCGACGCGCTGGCGGACAGGGGCGTGCCGTACTCCGACATCGCGGTGATGTACCGCACGAACAACGCCTCCCGCGCGCTCGAGGACATCTTCATCCGCTCGGGCATCCCGTACAAGGTCGTCGGCGGCACCCGCTTCTACGAGCGCCGCGAGATCCGCGACATCGTCGCCTACCTCAAGGTGCTGGACAACCCGGACGACACGGTGAGCATGCGCCGCATCATCAACGTGCCCAAGCGCGGCATCGGCGACAAGGCCCAGGCCATGGTGGCCCTCCACGCCGAGCAGAACAACCAGAGCTTTGGGCGCTCGCTTATCGACGTCACCTCCGGCAGCGTCGACATGGTCGCGAAAGCGGCCGCCAACTCGATCACCCGCTTCGTTGAGATGATGCGGCAGATCCGGGACGACATGCCGTCGATGCGCAACGAGGTCACTGGGATGCCCGACCTCGGGCAGCTGATCACCCGGATCCTGGAGGACACCGGCTACAAGGAGGAGCTGGAGGCGTCGAACGACCCGCAGGACGGCGCCCGCCTGGACAACCTCAACGAGCTCGTCTCCGTGGCCCGCGAGTTCTCCTCGGAGGCCGCGAACCACGTCGCGTACATGACGGACGAGGAGCTCGAGGACGTCATGCAGGAGGGGGAGCCCGCGCCGGGCTCGCTCCAGGCGTTCTTGGAAAAGGTCTCGCTCGTGGCCGACGCGGACCAGCTGCCGGACAACGAGCAGGGCGTGGTCACGCTCATGACGCTGCACACGGCGAAGGGCCTCGAGTTCCCCGTCGTCTTCGTCACCGGGTGGGAGGACGGGCAGTTCCCGCACCTGCGGGCGCTGGGCGACCCGGCGGAGCTCGCGGAAGAACGCCGCCTCGCCTACGTGGGCATCACCCGCGCAAAGGAGCGGCTCTACCTCACGCGCGCGATCCTGCGCGCCTCGTGGGGCTCTCCGGTGACCAACCCCGCCAGCCGCTTCCTCGCAGAGGTCCCGGAGGACCTCGTCGACTGGCGCAGGGTGGAACCGGAGCGCTCCTTCAGTTCGGACGCCTGGGGCGCCCCCGCGCGGCCGCGCACCTCGGCGCGCCCGCGGCGGTCACACGGCGCTGGCGGGGTGAAGGTGAACAAGCACCTCGACCTCGCGCCGGGGGACCGGGTCAACCACGCGAAGTACGGCCTCGGCACCGTGCTCACCGTGGAGGGCAGCGGCGTGCGCGAGACGGTGACGGTTGATTTCGGGTCGTCCGGCACCGTGCGTCTCATGCTCATCGGCGGGGTGCCGATGGAGAAGCTCTAGATCTTGATGCCCTGCTTGGCAAACCAGGGCACCGGGTCGACCTGCGTGGCGCCGTCCGGCTTGATCTCGAAGTGGAGGTGCGGGCCGGTGGACTGGCCCTCGCTGCCGATGGAGGCGATCTTCTGGCCCGCCGTCACGCGCTGGCCCACGGCGACGTCGTAGTAGCGCATGTGGCCGTACACGGACTCTTCGCCGTTGTCGTGCTTGATCACGACCCAGTTGCCGAAGCCCTGGGCGGGGCCGGCGGCCGTGACGGTGCCGTCCATGACCGCGTAGATCGGCGTGCCAAGGTCGTTGGCGATGTCGATGCCCTGGTGCACCCGGCCCCAGCGCGGGCCGAACCCGGAGGTGTAGTGGCCCGAGGCGGGCAGCACGACGGTGCGGCCGTCCGCGGTGCGGCCGCGCTGCGGGGCGACCCAGTCGCTGGCTTCGGCCGGGGCGAAGGCGCCGGCGAGCGGGGTGTCCAGCGCGCGGGGGTCGTAGACGATCGTGTAGTCGCCGGCGGAGATGGTGGCGCCGCTGTTCTTGATCGCGCCGGCGGCTTTCGCCACGGCGCCGAGCGCCTGCCCGCCGTCGGCGGGGGCACCGCCGACGGCGAAAGAGAGCGCGGAGGCGGGTGAGTGCGCCAATGCGAGCGTGAGCACGGCGGCCAGCGAGGCGGACGCGAGACGCGGACGGAGTCCTCGGTTCATGGGGCGGGATACCTTTTCTTCTCGGCAGCAAGGGGCGGCGCAGGGGCGGCGAAGACGCAGCCTGGCCGCGAGCACAGCCGTAGAATGTATCGCCCGCCCAGCGCCCAGGCAACGCTTTGACGTGCACGTTTGTTCTAATTCCCGGCCTGTCTTGACCGAACGTCCAGCTCACCGCGCGTGTTACTGGTGTGAAAAAAGTTACCAATGTGGTTAGGGTGCGGGGGTGGGGAACGTACCCCCGGCGCCGGGTCCGGCGCGTGTCGGGCGCGCGAAAACGGGGCCCGTCCGCTATGGAAAGCGGCGGGCCCCGTCGAGGGAAGCGCGGGAATTGCGGCTACAGGCTGATGCCTCGCGCGGCGAGCCACGGCGCCGGGTCGACCGCGGTGGCACCGTCCGGCCAGATCTCGAAGTGGAGGTGGGTGCCGGTGGAGAAGCCCATGCTGCCCATGCCGGCGATGGTCTGGCCGGCCTGGACGTGCTCGCCGACGGAGACGTAGAGGGACTGCATGTGGCCGTACACGGAGATCGCGCCGTCGTTGTGGCGGATGCGGATCCACTGGCCGTAGCCCTGCGCCGGGCCGGAGTCGATGACGGTGCCCTCTTCCACCGCGCGGATCGGGGTGCCGGGCACGTTCGCGATGTCCACGCCAGAGTGCATCGCGCCCCAGCGCATGCCGAAGCCGGAGGTGTAGGCGCCATCGGCGGGCTTGATGGACAGCGGGGCGCGGGCGGCCTCGTCGAGGCGGGCGACCTCGTCGGAGTGCTGCACGGCCTTGGTGAGCTGGTCGGACAGGTTGTCCACCGGCTTGTACTCGGCGATCGCGAGGATCTGCGGGGACTGCTCCGCGGCCTCACCCGCAGCCGGCTGCGACTGCAGCTCGGCGGCGTCGGAGGCGAGCTTGATGTTCACGGCATCGCCTTCAGCGTCGTGCGAGGTGAGCGCGCCAGCGGCGAGGCCGGAGAACCCTGCGGTGGACACGGCACCGGTGGCCACAGCCACGGCTGCGACGCGCCCCTTGTTCGGGGACTGCTTGCGGTGCTTCCCGCCCTGCTTTGTGGAGTTGAACATGAGCCCTCTTCGAGATCGTCCGTTGGTCGCACCCGCGGCTCAGCGCAGAACCGTGACCTTCCTGTTATCTACGAGAGGTTACTGTAACGAATTGGTTTCATACAGGCAACACAGAATCTGAAAAAACTCTAAATCGCGTCCAAACTCGCGAACGTTACATCGCGCCCGACCTCAAAACCCCACGCCACGCCGTTCCGAGCCGGCATGAACGTGGCGCACGTCGCAGGTGTAGCGGGTGTCACTTCGCCGCGCACCCGCCGCGCAATGGCAGAGTGAGTACCGATGAGCACGAACCCACAGACACGTTCCGGCATGCGCCCCGGGCGGCCCGAGGCATCCCCGCGGCGCCAGCGTGGCGGCAACGCCAACCGCCGGATCACCGGCGTCCGGCGCCGGGAGCAGACCGACCGCGTCCCGCAGACCACGCGCGAGCGGTTCCGCCACTACCTCCAGTTCGCGCTCGTGCCCAACCTCGCGCTCGCGCTCGGCGCCGTCGCCGTGTGCCTCGCCGTCATCCTCATCTGCGGGTGGCGGCTGGCCTACCTGCCTTCCGCGGTGGGGGAGACGTGGTTCGTCCTCCACGGGGTGCCGTTGCGTATCGACGGCGTCACGCTCACCAACATGCCCCTGTTGCCGCCGCTTGCCGTGACGGGGATCGTCGCCACGCAAGTGCGCAAGGCGACCGCGAAGCGGGTGAGCATCCTCGACCTGCTGGCCCTGCTCACGCTCATCCTCGCGCTGCCGCTCGTGCTGAGCCTGATCGCCCTGTTCATGGTCTACGACGCCTCCGCGGTCTTCCCCGTGGAGACGCCGAACGTGGCGGTCGCGCTGGCGAGCCCGCTCGTGGTTCACTTCGTCGGCTTCGTCCTCGGCATCAAGCCGGTGGTGTGGAGCGCGCTCGCGGCCCGTGCCGACGTGCCGAAGGGCGTCGTCGGCGCCGCCCAGGCGGCCGGGAAGCTCGTCGTGCGGCTCGCCGTGGCGGCGGCCGTCGTCTACCTCGTCGCGCTCGCGGCCGGCTACCACCGCGTGGGCGAGCTGGCGGATCAGTTCCCGCAGCTCGGCGCCGGCGGCAAGGCGGGGCTCGCGGGCGTGAGCCTGCTCTACCTGCCCAACGCGGTCGTTGCGCAGCTCGCGGTGCTGCTCGGCGGGGCGTTCACGTGCGGCGGCGGCAGTGCAAACCTCTTCGCGCTCACGAACGTCGCCTACCCGCCGCTGCCGCTGTTCGCCGCGATCCCGGCCGAGCTGCCCGGGTGGGCGCCCGTCCTCCTCGTCGTCCCGGCCGCGGTGATCCTCCACGCCCTGCTCACAGCGCCGCTGCCGTTGCGCGACACCGTCGCCGCCGCAACCTGGGCCGCGCTCGTCGGTGCACTGCTCGGCGTGTTCGCGTCCGGCACGGCAGGCGCCTACGGGCTCGTCGGCACCGACCCGTTTGTCCTCGCAATGCTGCTGTTCATCTGGGTCGCCGCGATCGGCGCGCTGGCCCGCGGCGTGGCGCTGCTGAGGCAACGCGCGACGCGCGGGCGCGGTGACTACACTGATGCGGGTGAGTGACTCTGCGAATTCGGTGGCCGTGCTCGTGTCGGGCACTGGCACGCTGCTGAAAGCGATACTCGATAACCAAAAGGACCGCTACCGCGTCGACCTCGTGGTGGCGGATCAAATTTGTCCGGGGGTGCAGCGGGCGAAGAATGCGGGGATCCGCACCGCCATCGTGCCGATGGAGACGAACCGCAACGAGTGGAACGCCAAGCTCACGGCCACCGTCGCGGCGGTCGAGCCGGACCTCGTGGTCTCCGCGGGCTTCATGCGCGTGCTCGGCCCCGCGTTCCTCGAGCGGTTCGAGGGGCGCACCATCAACGCCCACCCCTCGCTGCTGCCCGCGTTCCCCGGTGCCCACGCCGTCCAGGACGCGCTCGACTACGGCGTGAAGGTCACCGGCTGCACCGTGCACTACATCGATGCGGGCGTGGATACCGGCGAGATCATCGCCCAGCGCCCCGTGGTCATCGAAGCGGGCGATACCAGGCTCACACTGCACGAGCGGATCAAGAAGGCCGAGCGCGAGCAGATCGTGGACGTCCTCAGTAACGCGACCATTCAAGACGGAAAGGCTGTTTTCTATGTCGACCGAGATTAAGCGTGCGCTGATCAGCGTCTACGACAAGACCGGGCTGGAGGAGCTGGCCCGAGCCCTTGGCGAGGCGGGGGTGGAGATCGTCTCCACGGGCTCCACCGCCAAGCGCATCGCGGAGGCGGGCGTGCCCGTCACCGAGGTCGCCGAGCTCACCGGTTTCCCCGAGGTCCTCGACGGGCGTGTGAAGACGCTGCACCCGCGCGTGCACTCCGGCATCCTCGCCGACCTGCGCAAGGACGACCACGCCCGGCAGCTCGAGGAGCTGGGCATCGAGCCGTTCCAGCTCGTGGTGGTCAACCTGTACCCGTTCGAGGAGACCGTCGCCTCCGGCGCCAGCTACGACGAGTGCGTCGAGCAGATCGACATCGGTGGCCCGTCGATGGTCCGCGCCGCGGCGAAGAACCACCCGTCCGTCGCCGTGGTCACCTCCCCGCAGCGCTACGCCGACGTCATCGAGGCCGTGCGCGGTGAGGGCTTCAGCCTCGACGAGCGCAAGCAGCTCGCCCTCGAGGCGTTCACGCACACCGCGCGCTACGACGCCGCCGTGTCCTCCTGGTTCGCATCCCAGCTTGGCGACGCCTCCGGCGATGCCGCGTCCACCCCGCTGCGCTACGGCGAGAACCCCCACCAGGCGGCCCGCCTGGAGAGCGAGGGCTGGGGCCTGGCCGGCGCGAAGCAGCACGGCGGCAAGGAGATGAGCTACAACAACTACCAGGACGCGGACGCCGCCTGGCGCGCCGCGTGGGACCACGACGAGGCGTGCGTGGCCATCATCAAGCACGCGAACCCGTGCGGCGTCGCCGTGTCGGCCACCTCGATCGCGGAGGCGCATGCGAAGGCGCACGCCTGCGACCCGGTCTCGGCTTACGGCGGGGTCATCGCCTGCAACCGCGAGGTCACACTCGAGCTCGCGGAGCAGATCAAGCCGATCTTCACCGAGGTGGTCATCGCGCCGTCCTACGCGCCGGACGCGCTCGAGCTGCTGCAGACGAAGAAGAACCTGCGCATCCTCGAGGTGCAGCCGCGCGAGCAGGAGGAGGAGCGCAAGCAGATCGCCGGCGGCTGGCTCGTCCAGGAGCGCGACCGCTTCCAGGCGGAGGGCGACAACCCGGCGAACTGGACCCTCGCCGCGGGCGAGCCGGCGGACGAGGCGACGCTGGCGGACCTCGCGTTCGCGTGGCGGGCCATCCGCTGCGTGAAGTCGAATGCGATCCTCATCGCGTCCGAAGGGGCGTCGGTAGGCATCGGCATGGGCCAGGTCAACCGCGTCGACTCCGCCAAGCTCGCCGTGGACCGCGCGAACACTCTCGACGAGGGGCGCAACCGCACGAACGGCGCCGTTGCCGCGTCCGACGCGTTCTTCCCGTTCGCTGACGGGTTCCAGCTGCTCGCGGACTCCGGCGTGAAGGCCGTGGTTCAGCCGGGCGGCTCCATCCGCGACGAGGAGGTCATCGCCGCGGCCAAGGAGGCAGGCGTGACCATGTACCTCACCGGCACCCGCCACTTCGCCCACTAGCTACACCCCAGAAAATTCCCGTGTCTTCCAAAGCTGCCGCGCTGGCGCTGTCCGCAGGCCTGGCGCTTCCCACCTACACGGCCATCGAACAGATCCCGGTCGTCGGCCAGCCGATTGTGCAAGCGTACAACCAGCTCCCGCCGCAGGTGCAGCGGGCGATCCACCTGCCGCTGCCGTTGACGTCGCCGGAGCGGCAGGAGGCGGAACGTCGCGTCGATACGCAAGCCGCCCTCGACCGCCTTGTGGCGGACGTGGTGGCGCGCCACGGGGGACGCGCGGCCGTCTCCGTGGGCGGCGTGACCGCCGGCGACAACCGGCCCGAGCCGGCGTTTTCGACGATGAAGGTCCCCCTTGCCATTGCGGCGCTGCGCCAGAGCCAGGCGTTCTACCCGGACGCCGAGGCAGCGGTGACTCGCTCGGACAACGCCGCCGCGTACCGGATGTTCGCCCAGGTGCCGTCGCAGGCGTACGGGTCCGTGATCGCGGAGGCGGGATCGCGCACCACCAACTCGGCGGCGTACCAGATGAGCACGATGTGGACGACGAGCGACCAGGCCGCCTTCGCCGCCGGGCTGCGCTGCGTGCGGGGCCACGAGCCGGTGCTGGAGATGATGGGCCGCATCGTGGACTACCAGCGGTGGGGCCTGGGCCGCGTCCCGGGGGCCCGGTTCAAGGGCGGGTGGAACTACTACCAGAACGGCCACCTGGCCAGGCAGTTCGGCCTCATCCCCGGGCCGAACGGGGACGTCGCGGTGGCCATCACCGCGTACAGCCCGAACGGCCACGAGGGCAGCTACGCCATGCTCAGCGAGCTGGCGAACGGTCTCGCGGGGATGCGCGCGGATCTGTCGCCATCGCGCTGCTGACCGCGGTGCTGCGCGGCGTATGCCGGTGTTTTAGAATTTATTGCGACCAGCTGCGAGGCAGCAACGAGGTAGACGCTGGCGCCGCCGCGGTGCCGCGGGAAGGCGCGGACATGTCCAACCAGAATTCCAACGGGTTCTACCCAGACGAGCGGTACAATACCGACCCCGAGATCGGGCGTACCGAGCAATTCGGGGCGGTGCCGCAGCAGCAGTACCCGCAGCAGTACGGACAGCCCCAGTACCAGCAGCCTCAGTACCAGCAGCCGCAATACCAGCAGCAGTACGCCCAGCCCTACGCGGGCGGCTACCCGCAGCAGCCCCAGCCGGAACGGCGCGGGATGAACGGCTGGCTCATCGCGCTCCTCGTGCTGCTCGTCGCGGGCATCGTCGGCGCGCTCGCGTACCTCGGCGGCACCGGCGCCTTCAACCGGTCGAGCGAGCCCGTGACGTCCACCGTGGTGGAGACCCAGACCATGGAGAGATCCAGCGCCACCCAGGCGCCGGCCCCAGCCGAGCCCGCGAAGCCGAGCCGTCGCACCTACAGCAACTACGCGCCGAACACGAGTGTCACCAGCTCCGGGTTCGCCGCCAACGTGTACTCCGCGTTCATCGACGAGTACAACCGCACCGGCAACGCCAACATCACCGTTTCCGCTTACAGCCCCGCCACGGGCCAGACCTACCGCATGTCCTGCAGCGGCGCCGCGACGGTGCTCTGCTCCGGCGGCAACAACGCGCAGGTCAAGATTTGGTAGGCAGCCGCGCTCGCGCCGCCGGCGTGCTCGCCTGCGCGACGCTCGCCCTCGCGGGATGCGGGACGGACGAGGCGCCCACCCCGGTCACCGTCACCAGCACGTCGTACATCCCGCCGGCCCAGGCCCCCGCGCCGCCGCCCGCCGCACCACCCGCGCCGCCCTCGCCCGTCGACGCCACGGATGCGCAGTCGCTTCTCGACGCCACGGTGGCCGACACAGTCGCCTCATTCGGCGGCCAACTCGGTGCCGCCACCCTCGCGGAGGCGGGCCCGATCGCGGCCGGCTTCACCGACGCGAGCCCGGCCTGGTCCACCATCAAGGTGCCCATCGCGGTTGCCACGATGCGCACGCACCCGGAGCTCGCCGACTCGGTGCGCGCGGCGATCACGCTCTCGGACAACAATGCGGCGGAGCTGATGTTTGCCACGGTCGGGCCGGAGCCCGTCGATACGGTGCTTGCGGAGGCAGGGCTCGACGCTGCGGTGAACACGGTCAAGGTGCGCCCCGAATTCAGCACGTTCGGGCAGACCGCGCTCGGGGTTGCCGACGAGGCGGCGCTCGCGGACCACCTCGCCTGCCTCGCGGGCGCGGCCGACGTGCTATCGCTCATGGGGCAGGTGGACGCCTCCCAGGCGTACGGCCTCGGCTCGGTGGGCGCGCTGTTCAAGGGCGGGTGGGGCCCGGACGCCGCCGGTATGTACCAGGTGCGCCAGCTCGGGCTCATGCCGCGCGGCGACGGCACGTTCGCGCCCGTGGCGCTCACGGCGCTGCCCGCGGACGGCTCGTACGCCACCGGGCAGGCGATGCTCAACGCCGCGGCGCAGCAGCTCGCCGCGAACGCGGTGGCGCTGCCCGTTGCGAGCTGCCAGCCCTAGCGGCCGGCCTTCCCGTCGGCGCTGTCCGTGCCTTCGGTGCCACGCTCGTCGGACACGAGCGCGACGAGCTCGAGCATGCGCTCGGTGCGCCGCTCTGGCAGGTCGGTGTGGAGGACGTCGAGCACGGCGTCCGCGATGGTGACGGAGGGCTCCGGCAGGGCGTCGTCGACAAGCGGATAGGGCGCGGTGCCGGTGTTGTCGCGCATCTCGATGGCGGCGAGCGTCATGTGGAAGGGCAGCTCGATGCGCGGGTCGTCCTCGCCGACGATCTGCGCGGCGAGGCCCTTAAAGATGTCCTCGAGGCGCTGCCGGGCCTCGTGGTACTCCGCGAACTCCTCGGAGAAGAGCACGGGCAGCTGGTAGAGGCGCCCGACGTTCCAATTCGAGGACAGGAGGATGCGCGTTTCCGCGGCGACGAGCGCCCAGAGCTTCACCGCGGCGGTCTCGTCGGTCTCCGCGAGGTCGGAGGCGAGGTCGAGCGCGGGCTGGATGGTGCCCATGAGGAGGGTGATGAAGATGTCGCGCTTGGAGGGGAAGTGGTAGTACAGCGACGCCTGGCGCATGCCGACGGCGTCCGCGATGTCGTGCGTCGACGTGGTAGCGAAGCCCTTCCTTGTGAACAGCTCCGAGGCGGCGTCGAGGATCTCGTCTCGGGCGGTGGCCCCGCGGCGCCGCGGGCTCTGCTTGCGCGGGCGGCCGACTGGTTTAGCCATGTGCACTCCTCTCCATGAACCGGCGCTAACTATAGATGAAAAGCACCCGCGCTCAACCCTGCGGGAGGGGAGTGCGGGTGCTTTCGAGCCGAAGACTCTACGCTGTCATCGTCAACCGGCTGATTAGCGGGTGGTGAACGGCAGAAGAGCCATCTCGCGGGCGTTCTTCACCGCGGTAGCAACCTGGCGCTGCTGCTGCGGAGTCAGGCCCGTCACGCGGCGGGAGCGGATCTTGTGACGGTCGGAGATGAACAGACGCAGGGTCTCCACATCCTTGTAATCGACCTTCTCGATGCCCTTCGCCTTCAGCGGGTTCTTCTTCGGGCGACGGGACTGCTCCATACGCGGCTTACGCGTGTTGTTGCGCTTCATTCTCAGTCCTCCTTACCACGAAGACTTACGGACGCCAGGCAGCTCACCGCGGTGGGCCATCTCGCGCATACGGACACGGGAAACACCGAACTTGCGGAGGTAGCCGCGCGGGCGGCCGTCACGCGAGTCGCGGTTGCGCACGCGCACCGGGGAGGCGTCACGCGGCTGACGGTTGAGCTCGAACTGAGCATCGAGACGGTCCTCGTCGGACGTCTCCGGGTTCTTGATGATCGCCTTGAGCTCGTTACGGCGTTCTGCGTAGCGAGCGACGGTCTCCTTGCGCTGTTCGTTCTTAGCGATCTTGGACTTCTTCGCCATGGATTATCGCTCCTCGCGGAATTCGACGTGCTTGCGCGCAATCGGGTCGTACTTCTTCAGCGAGATGCGATCCGGGTTGTTGCGCTTGTTCTTGCGGGTGACGTAGGTGAAGCCGGTGCCCGCGGTCGACTTCAGCTTGATGATCGGGCGGATGTCATTGCGTGCCATTAGATCTTCTCACCTCGTGCTCGGATCTGGGCCACGACGGACTCGATGCCGTCGCGGTCGATGATCTTCAGGCCCTTGGTGGAGACGTTCAGGGTGATGGTACGGCCCTCGGAGGGCAGGTAGAACTTCCGCTTCTGCACGT encodes:
- the rpsN gene encoding 30S ribosomal protein S14; amino-acid sequence: MAKKSKIAKNEQRKETVARYAERRNELKAIIKNPETSDEDRLDAQFELNRQPRDASPVRVRNRDSRDGRPRGYLRKFGVSRVRMREMAHRGELPGVRKSSW
- the rpmG gene encoding 50S ribosomal protein L33; the protein is MARNDIRPIIKLKSTAGTGFTYVTRKNKRNNPDRISLKKYDPIARKHVEFREER
- the rpmB gene encoding 50S ribosomal protein L28, whose amino-acid sequence is MSAHCQVTGRQPSFGKTVSHSHRRHSRRWNPNVQKRKFYLPSEGRTITLNVSTKGLKIIDRDGIESVVAQIRARGEKI